The Microbulbifer hydrolyticus genome has a segment encoding these proteins:
- the nirD gene encoding nitrite reductase small subunit NirD yields the protein MSEVAITRAEWLQVCKRSDLVANSGVCALVGDRQIALFFLPDQEPQLYAIDNWDPIANAGVIGRGLVAEIDGELTVASPLYKQHYRLTDGQCLEEEEIKLASFAIAFEGDDVLIQIDQ from the coding sequence ATGAGCGAAGTTGCCATAACCCGCGCCGAGTGGCTGCAAGTCTGCAAGCGATCAGATCTTGTAGCCAATTCCGGAGTGTGCGCTCTTGTGGGCGATCGTCAGATTGCCCTGTTTTTTTTACCCGACCAGGAACCCCAGCTGTACGCCATCGATAACTGGGATCCTATTGCCAACGCCGGTGTGATCGGCCGCGGGCTTGTTGCCGAGATCGACGGTGAACTGACCGTGGCTTCGCCTCTGTACAAACAGCACTACCGCCTCACCGACGGCCAGTGCCTCGAGGAGGAGGAGATCAAACTCGCTTCCTTCGCGATCGCGTTTGAAGGCGACGATGTATTGATCCAGATCGATCAGTAA
- a CDS encoding nitrate reductase, translating into MALTELFSARKSCTTCPYCGVGCGVAATQESQPGGGEAVIRIQGDEQHPANKGKLCVKGSSLADTLGNHGRLLKPRLHGEDCDWETALDYAASQFRETIDTYGPDSVAFYLSGQLLTEDYYVANKLMKGFIGTGNVDTNSRLCMSSAVAAYKRALGADAVPCNYEDLDEAELVVLIGSNAAWTHPILFQRMQAAQAKLVVVDPRGSATSEMADMHLAITPGSDAALFNGLLHYLTEFGALDQGFIDNHTENFSDTLYAAAEWTPEKVADYCAVDLDELLAFYELFRSTEKTTSFYSQGVNQSSSGTDKNNSIINCHLATGRIGKPGCGPFSITGQPNAMGGREVGGLANMLAAHMDFTEDNIDRVGRFWNAAKMAQGPGLKAVELFNAVESGQIKAVWIMATNPAVSMPDARRVAAALKKCPTVIVSDCVADTDTARCADLLLPATTWGEKSGTVTNSERRISRQKSFLPKPGEARHDWEIICDVAKRLGYGEAFDYQGPADIFREHAALSGFENNRDQGRRAFDISALATISDQEYNFFTPLQWPVNAANPNGTARLFSDGDFYTPNGRARFVAVDPQCPKQETRDEYPLIMNSGRLRDQWHTMTRTGRARKLLDHSEAPEVHVHPQEAQEFGIEDAQLVRVESEKGQFFGRARVTASQKPGQLFAPIHWSDSLAHNATVSALALPFTDPLSGQPELKQVAVNIAPLNAHSYACLLLRTKTAEELHSRLQAGDKPLRQTILHWYRVPVEGGYRFELALSKQPDWQAIADNLFALHGKQLNRQRLQLPSGERWLLHSEQMELLVFTSADWQTLPDRKTLEDALNKPLPAMPAQLLQNVPAGAQMVCTCLQVSRKQIEAAIADGAASVDELGELLGCGTNCGSCKPEISALLNTNLAVAVG; encoded by the coding sequence ATGGCTTTAACAGAACTGTTCTCGGCGCGTAAATCCTGCACGACCTGTCCTTACTGTGGAGTAGGCTGCGGGGTGGCGGCAACACAGGAGTCGCAACCGGGCGGCGGCGAGGCCGTTATTCGCATTCAGGGTGACGAGCAACACCCCGCGAACAAGGGCAAACTGTGTGTTAAAGGCTCCTCCCTGGCGGATACCCTGGGCAATCATGGGCGCCTGTTGAAGCCGCGCTTGCACGGCGAGGATTGTGATTGGGAAACGGCGCTGGATTACGCAGCGTCGCAGTTCCGCGAAACCATCGATACCTATGGGCCGGATTCGGTCGCGTTTTACCTGTCCGGCCAGCTGCTCACCGAAGACTATTACGTTGCCAACAAGCTGATGAAAGGCTTTATTGGCACCGGCAATGTCGATACCAACTCCCGCCTGTGCATGTCGTCTGCGGTGGCCGCTTACAAACGGGCACTGGGCGCGGACGCGGTACCGTGCAATTACGAGGATCTGGACGAGGCGGAGCTGGTGGTGCTGATCGGCTCCAACGCGGCCTGGACCCACCCGATTCTGTTCCAGCGTATGCAGGCCGCACAGGCCAAACTGGTGGTGGTGGATCCCCGCGGCAGTGCCACCAGCGAAATGGCGGATATGCATCTGGCGATCACGCCGGGGAGTGATGCCGCCCTGTTCAATGGTCTGCTGCACTATCTCACCGAGTTCGGTGCGCTGGATCAGGGGTTTATCGACAACCACACCGAAAATTTTTCCGATACCCTCTACGCCGCGGCGGAATGGACACCGGAGAAAGTCGCGGACTACTGCGCGGTCGATCTCGATGAGCTGCTGGCGTTCTACGAGCTGTTCCGGTCGACTGAAAAGACCACCAGTTTCTATTCTCAGGGCGTCAACCAGTCCAGCAGTGGTACCGATAAGAACAATTCCATTATCAACTGCCACCTGGCGACCGGCCGCATCGGCAAGCCGGGTTGCGGTCCCTTCTCCATTACCGGCCAGCCCAACGCCATGGGCGGACGCGAGGTGGGCGGTCTGGCGAACATGCTCGCTGCACACATGGATTTCACCGAAGACAATATCGATCGTGTGGGCCGATTCTGGAATGCCGCAAAAATGGCCCAGGGCCCCGGCCTGAAAGCGGTGGAGCTGTTCAATGCGGTGGAAAGTGGACAGATCAAGGCGGTGTGGATCATGGCCACCAACCCGGCGGTGAGCATGCCGGATGCGCGCCGGGTCGCCGCGGCACTGAAAAAGTGCCCCACGGTGATCGTCTCCGACTGCGTGGCGGACACCGATACTGCGCGCTGCGCCGACCTTCTGCTGCCCGCGACCACTTGGGGCGAAAAATCCGGCACCGTCACCAACTCCGAACGCCGCATCTCCCGCCAGAAAAGCTTCCTGCCCAAACCCGGTGAAGCTCGCCACGACTGGGAAATCATCTGTGACGTGGCCAAACGCCTGGGCTACGGGGAAGCGTTCGATTACCAGGGGCCCGCGGATATTTTCCGCGAGCACGCGGCCCTCTCCGGCTTCGAGAACAATCGCGATCAGGGCCGCCGCGCCTTTGATATCTCCGCACTCGCCACGATCAGCGACCAAGAGTACAACTTTTTCACGCCGCTGCAGTGGCCGGTGAATGCCGCCAATCCCAACGGCACCGCACGGCTGTTCAGTGATGGCGATTTTTATACCCCCAACGGCCGCGCACGTTTCGTCGCGGTCGATCCCCAATGCCCGAAACAGGAAACCCGCGACGAGTACCCGCTGATCATGAACAGCGGTCGCCTGCGCGACCAGTGGCACACCATGACCCGCACCGGGCGCGCGCGCAAACTGCTCGACCACAGCGAAGCGCCGGAGGTGCATGTGCACCCGCAGGAAGCGCAAGAGTTCGGTATTGAGGATGCGCAGCTGGTACGTGTGGAAAGCGAAAAAGGACAGTTCTTCGGGCGCGCCCGCGTCACCGCCAGCCAGAAGCCGGGGCAGCTGTTCGCCCCTATTCACTGGAGCGACAGCCTCGCCCACAATGCCACCGTGAGCGCGCTCGCACTGCCATTCACCGACCCGCTCTCCGGCCAGCCGGAACTAAAACAGGTCGCGGTCAATATCGCCCCACTGAACGCCCACAGCTATGCCTGCCTGCTGCTGCGCACCAAAACCGCCGAGGAACTCCACAGCCGATTGCAGGCCGGAGACAAACCGCTTCGGCAAACCATCCTGCACTGGTACCGGGTACCGGTGGAAGGCGGCTACCGCTTCGAGCTTGCCCTCAGCAAACAACCCGACTGGCAAGCCATCGCCGACAATCTCTTCGCCCTGCACGGCAAGCAACTGAATCGCCAACGGCTTCAGCTGCCCAGCGGCGAACGCTGGCTACTGCACAGTGAGCAGATGGAACTGCTGGTCTTCACCAGCGCCGACTGGCAGACGCTGCCGGACCGCAAAACCCTGGAAGATGCGCTCAACAAGCCGCTCCCGGCAATGCCCGCCCAGCTGCTGCAGAACGTCCCTGCCGGCGCACAGATGGTATGCACCTGCCTGCAGGTTTCGCGCAAGCAAATCGAAGCGGCCATTGCCGATGGCGCGGCATCGGTTGACGAGCTTGGCGAGCTGCTCGGCTGCGGTACCAACTGTGGTTCCTGCAAGCCGGAGATTTCCGCATTGCTGAACACTAACCTCGCGGTAGCCGTCGGTTAG
- the glp gene encoding gephyrin-like molybdotransferase Glp: protein MTDACAENGLRSVETAKQELIDSIAPIKGSESIPLAEACSRVLAAPVLATLDLPPCDNSAMDGYALSGEHESYTVIGKSLAGHPFSGALEPGQAIRITTGAAVPAGADRVQMQENCTLDSDQLTMSRPAKPGENIRRRGEDVHIGQSLIAVGSKIKVPHIALLAAAGVAKVTVTRKIKAALLSIGDELKPIGTPAAELGDGDIYDSNRIALNAALEQLDVEVLDLGCWPDQPDKIREAFVLARDNADFVITSGGVSVGEADYTKTVLQELGEIGFWKLAIKPGKPFAFGRLPRADGETVFFGLPGNPVSAIVTLYQLVVPALEKLRGTAEEYRQPPLQVRARLLNPIRKKPGRTDYQRGFTYRDEDGLQVVGTRGIQGSHILSGFAQANCFVVLPREGGDCETGDWVTVEPFLAPLK from the coding sequence ATGACCGATGCCTGTGCAGAAAATGGCCTCCGTTCCGTAGAAACAGCCAAACAGGAGCTGATCGACAGTATTGCTCCCATCAAGGGCTCCGAATCGATTCCCCTGGCCGAGGCCTGCAGTCGCGTACTCGCAGCACCGGTACTGGCCACACTGGACCTTCCCCCCTGCGATAACTCCGCCATGGACGGTTATGCACTCAGTGGTGAACACGAAAGCTACACCGTCATAGGCAAAAGCCTCGCGGGCCACCCCTTTAGCGGAGCACTGGAACCCGGCCAGGCCATCCGCATCACAACCGGCGCCGCCGTACCTGCAGGTGCCGACCGGGTCCAGATGCAGGAGAACTGCACGCTGGACAGCGACCAGCTCACCATGAGCCGCCCAGCAAAACCCGGCGAGAATATCCGCCGCCGCGGCGAAGACGTGCATATTGGCCAGAGCCTCATTGCCGTCGGCAGCAAAATCAAAGTCCCCCATATCGCCCTGCTCGCCGCCGCCGGCGTGGCGAAAGTGACCGTCACCCGAAAAATAAAAGCCGCGCTGCTCTCCATCGGCGACGAACTGAAACCCATCGGCACTCCCGCCGCGGAACTCGGCGACGGCGACATCTACGACAGTAACCGCATCGCCCTGAACGCGGCGCTGGAACAACTGGATGTGGAAGTTCTGGACCTCGGCTGCTGGCCGGATCAGCCGGATAAAATCCGCGAGGCATTCGTGCTGGCAAGGGACAATGCGGATTTCGTGATCACCAGCGGCGGCGTTTCCGTGGGCGAAGCGGACTACACCAAAACCGTTCTGCAGGAACTGGGAGAAATCGGCTTCTGGAAGCTTGCCATCAAGCCCGGCAAGCCGTTTGCGTTCGGAAGGCTCCCCAGAGCCGATGGCGAAACCGTCTTCTTTGGCCTCCCCGGCAACCCGGTTTCCGCCATCGTTACCCTGTACCAGCTTGTGGTGCCAGCCCTGGAAAAGCTACGCGGTACCGCGGAGGAATATCGCCAGCCGCCCCTGCAGGTGCGCGCACGGCTGTTAAACCCTATCCGCAAAAAGCCCGGACGGACCGATTACCAACGAGGGTTTACCTATCGCGACGAAGATGGGCTTCAGGTCGTCGGCACCCGCGGCATCCAGGGCAGCCATATTCTTTCGGGCTTCGCCCAGGCCAATTGTTTTGTGGTACTACCGCGGGAAGGCGGCGATTGCGAGACCGGTGACTGGGTTACGGTGGAACCATTTCTTGCCCCACTTAAGTAA
- a CDS encoding cupin domain-containing protein — translation MLINADFSRRAVVAGDQYHWTASPQEGVERVMLDRVGREKARATSIVRYAPNSHFPRHEHPGGEEILVLSGTFSDEDGHYPAGWYLRNPPGSSHQPFSDEGSTIFVKLRQMDSDEDSRVRIDTRDPQAWQQRDGRNTCPLYSGLREIVSLQKLKPGESLFTTPVDGAELLILEGELVSEGGPLGQGSWLRLPAGEYPALAAGPQGITYYLKTGHLPETGSV, via the coding sequence ATGTTGATCAATGCCGATTTCTCCCGTCGCGCTGTCGTCGCCGGTGACCAATATCACTGGACAGCCTCCCCCCAGGAAGGCGTAGAACGGGTCATGCTCGACCGTGTGGGGCGGGAAAAAGCGCGGGCAACCAGCATCGTGCGCTATGCACCGAACTCGCACTTCCCCCGCCATGAACATCCGGGCGGTGAAGAAATACTGGTCCTTTCCGGTACCTTTTCCGACGAAGATGGCCACTACCCCGCGGGCTGGTATCTGCGTAATCCACCAGGTTCCAGTCACCAGCCATTCAGCGATGAAGGTTCCACGATCTTCGTCAAGCTCCGGCAAATGGACAGTGATGAAGACAGCCGGGTGCGTATCGATACCCGTGATCCGCAAGCCTGGCAGCAGCGCGATGGGCGCAATACCTGCCCTCTATACTCTGGACTCCGCGAAATCGTCAGTTTGCAGAAGCTCAAGCCCGGGGAAAGCCTGTTCACCACACCGGTGGATGGCGCCGAGTTACTGATCCTCGAAGGCGAGCTGGTGTCCGAGGGTGGACCCCTGGGCCAGGGCAGCTGGCTGCGCCTGCCTGCGGGGGAATATCCAGCGCTTGCTGCCGGCCCACAGGGCATCACCTATTACCTGAAGACAGGCCACCTCCCCGAGACAGGCAGCGTATAG
- a CDS encoding flavin monoamine oxidase family protein, with protein sequence MHSLRIAIVGAGLSGLYAAYRLEQMGISDYVLIEARDVVGGRIASGNHGQDRFDLGPTWFWPDIQPQLDALIHELALERFAQFEDGDTLIERTPGVPPTRIQGYVNVPASMRLSGGMGQLIEALHQRIDPARVVTGQAVRQLKATDQSVELLCENSSGSSTRWQAGQVLMAVPPRLTMEHIAFSPALPQAQAEQWRATATWMAPHAKYIATYTTPFWREHGLSGEARSAIGPLSEIHDASTPGDSAALFGFFGIPAEVRKSVPPAVLRSHCRAQLTRLFGPQAATPSAEFIKDWAWDIYTASSADRNEAGQHSQPPVPTIPSGPWCNKIVGIGSEWSPQFPGYVAGAIDAVNRAMQGLSNTSGNELK encoded by the coding sequence ATGCACAGCCTGCGCATTGCCATCGTTGGCGCCGGTCTCAGTGGCTTATACGCCGCCTACCGACTCGAACAAATGGGGATCAGTGACTATGTACTAATCGAAGCACGCGATGTTGTCGGAGGTCGCATCGCCTCTGGAAACCACGGGCAAGATCGCTTCGACCTGGGGCCCACCTGGTTCTGGCCGGATATCCAGCCACAGCTTGACGCGCTGATTCACGAACTGGCCCTCGAGCGCTTTGCGCAATTCGAGGACGGCGACACATTGATCGAGCGCACGCCCGGCGTACCTCCGACGAGAATCCAGGGGTATGTCAATGTACCGGCATCCATGCGCCTCTCTGGTGGTATGGGACAGTTGATCGAAGCCCTTCACCAGCGAATCGACCCAGCACGAGTGGTCACCGGACAGGCCGTGCGCCAATTGAAAGCAACCGATCAATCCGTAGAGCTGCTATGCGAGAACAGCTCGGGGAGCAGCACCCGCTGGCAGGCCGGGCAGGTACTGATGGCCGTACCACCACGCCTGACCATGGAGCACATCGCATTCTCCCCGGCGCTGCCGCAGGCGCAAGCGGAACAATGGCGCGCGACCGCTACCTGGATGGCGCCCCACGCAAAATATATTGCGACCTACACAACCCCGTTCTGGCGGGAACACGGACTGTCCGGCGAGGCCCGCAGCGCAATCGGGCCTCTGAGCGAAATCCACGATGCCTCCACACCCGGTGACAGCGCTGCATTGTTCGGTTTTTTTGGGATACCAGCGGAGGTCCGTAAATCAGTGCCGCCGGCGGTTTTGCGCTCCCACTGCCGCGCTCAGCTTACGCGCCTGTTCGGCCCGCAGGCAGCCACGCCCAGCGCGGAATTTATCAAGGACTGGGCGTGGGATATTTACACCGCGAGTAGCGCCGACCGCAATGAAGCGGGACAACACAGCCAGCCCCCGGTCCCGACGATCCCATCCGGCCCCTGGTGCAATAAAATCGTCGGCATTGGCAGCGAATGGTCGCCACAGTTCCCAGGCTATGTTGCCGGCGCCATCGACGCAGTAAACCGGGCGATGCAAGGATTGTCGAATACCTCCGGCAACGAGTTGAAGTAA
- a CDS encoding antibiotic biosynthesis monooxygenase family protein, with translation MILEVAILDVKPGQHEDFESAFSKARKIISSMPGHIDHQLQKCLEKENRYILLVTWEKLEDHTEGFRKSPEYQDWKALLHHFYDPFPEVEHYTLVEH, from the coding sequence ATGATTCTTGAAGTGGCAATTCTGGACGTCAAGCCCGGGCAGCATGAGGACTTTGAAAGCGCTTTTTCAAAGGCACGCAAAATTATTTCATCGATGCCCGGTCACATCGATCACCAGCTACAAAAGTGCCTGGAAAAAGAAAACCGCTACATTCTTCTGGTCACCTGGGAAAAGCTCGAGGACCACACAGAAGGCTTCCGGAAATCTCCCGAGTACCAGGACTGGAAAGCCCTCCTCCACCACTTCTACGATCCCTTCCCTGAAGTCGAGCATTACACACTTGTAGAACACTAA
- the trmH gene encoding tRNA (guanosine(18)-2'-O)-methyltransferase TrmH, whose amino-acid sequence MSRARYEKFKQVLRQRQHDMTLLTDQVHKGQNISAMLRTADAVGIPEIHMVQPSYGHRIYHNTAGGSGRFTGNAVYPDIEAGMCELKNRGMHLYAAHWSDRAIDFREANYTRPFALIMGAEKHGLSDYAAEHADDHVTIPIIGMVESYNVSVAAAIILQEAMHQRQQAGMYDNKTLDEGDPAIKEILFRWMHPKMVKYCEKHGLPFPEMDEDGDMIPPKDPKYRQPNG is encoded by the coding sequence ATGAGCCGCGCCCGCTACGAGAAATTCAAACAGGTGCTCCGTCAGCGCCAGCACGACATGACCCTGCTCACCGACCAGGTGCACAAGGGCCAGAACATCTCCGCCATGCTGCGTACCGCCGACGCCGTCGGCATCCCCGAAATCCACATGGTACAGCCCAGTTACGGCCACCGGATTTACCACAACACCGCCGGCGGTAGCGGCCGCTTTACCGGCAACGCCGTCTATCCCGATATCGAAGCCGGCATGTGCGAACTCAAAAACCGCGGTATGCACCTCTACGCTGCCCACTGGTCTGACCGCGCCATCGACTTCCGCGAAGCTAACTACACCAGACCCTTCGCCCTCATCATGGGCGCCGAGAAACACGGCCTCAGCGACTACGCCGCGGAACACGCCGACGACCATGTGACCATCCCGATTATCGGCATGGTAGAAAGCTACAACGTGAGTGTTGCCGCTGCCATCATCTTGCAGGAAGCCATGCACCAGCGACAGCAGGCGGGCATGTACGACAACAAAACACTCGACGAAGGCGACCCAGCGATCAAAGAAATCCTGTTCCGCTGGATGCATCCGAAAATGGTGAAGTACTGTGAAAAGCACGGGTTGCCGTTTCCGGAAATGGACGAGGATGGGGATATGATTCCGCCAAAGGATCCGAAATATCGTCAGCCTAACGGCTAA
- a CDS encoding dienelactone hydrolase family protein, producing the protein MHTENIEYTVDGESFTGYLAYDETIDGKRPAILLVHEWWGMNDFTREEAERLAAEGFTAFALDMYGTGVGADNPTDAAALMNKTLETEGAPLKRFQAALDLINQHETVQPGEIAAQGYCFGGAVALTMARLGLPLKGVVSFHGDLQTEVKIKPGDVKAEIQVYTGGDDDMIPAEQVANFVQEMQTAGVRFDVISYPGAKHGFTNPAATGRGEKFGIPLAYNEDAANDAYEGAVAFYNKIFDW; encoded by the coding sequence GTGCATACCGAGAATATCGAATACACCGTCGATGGCGAATCTTTCACCGGCTACCTGGCCTACGATGAAACCATCGACGGCAAGCGCCCGGCCATCCTGCTGGTCCACGAATGGTGGGGCATGAACGACTTCACCCGGGAAGAGGCCGAACGCCTCGCCGCTGAAGGCTTCACCGCCTTTGCCCTCGACATGTACGGCACCGGCGTGGGCGCCGACAACCCCACCGATGCCGCTGCACTGATGAATAAAACCCTGGAAACCGAAGGTGCCCCCCTCAAACGCTTCCAGGCCGCCCTCGACCTCATCAATCAGCACGAAACCGTCCAGCCCGGTGAAATCGCCGCCCAGGGCTACTGCTTCGGCGGTGCCGTCGCCCTCACCATGGCGCGCCTTGGACTGCCACTGAAAGGCGTTGTCAGCTTCCACGGCGATCTGCAGACCGAAGTGAAGATCAAGCCCGGCGACGTCAAAGCCGAGATACAGGTCTACACCGGTGGCGATGACGACATGATCCCCGCCGAGCAGGTGGCCAATTTTGTGCAGGAAATGCAGACCGCCGGTGTGCGATTTGACGTCATCAGCTACCCCGGCGCCAAGCACGGATTTACCAACCCCGCCGCCACCGGCCGCGGCGAAAAGTTCGGTATTCCACTGGCTTACAATGAAGATGCCGCCAACGACGCCTATGAAGGCGCCGTGGCGTTCTACAACAAAATCTTCGACTGGTAA
- a CDS encoding ABC transporter ATP-binding protein — protein sequence MQPIISIQGVGKTYAGDFTALNSVDLDIQRGEIFALLGPNGAGKTTLISIICGIVNPTRGTVTADGHDIQREFRAARSKIGLVPQELSTDSFESVWNTVSFSRGLFGKAPNPAYIEKILRQLSLWEKKDSRIMALSGGMKRRVMIAKALSHEPSILFLDEPTAGVDVELRRDMWEMVRGLRENGVTVILTTHYIEEAEEMADRIGVINHGELVLVEDKHTLMRKLGKKQLTIYLQNPVEILPDPLSQFGLEIADDGNQLVYTFDTQHEHTGIAELLRNLNQQGIEFKDLHSSESSLEEIFVNLVHQNQDERQQAG from the coding sequence GTGCAACCCATCATTTCCATTCAGGGCGTGGGCAAAACCTATGCCGGTGATTTTACCGCACTCAATTCCGTCGACCTCGACATCCAGCGGGGAGAAATCTTTGCCCTGCTCGGCCCCAATGGCGCCGGCAAGACCACGCTGATCAGTATCATCTGCGGTATCGTCAATCCCACTCGCGGAACGGTTACCGCCGACGGCCACGATATCCAGCGCGAATTCCGCGCGGCGCGCAGCAAGATTGGCCTGGTCCCCCAGGAACTTTCCACGGATTCTTTCGAGAGCGTGTGGAACACGGTCAGCTTCAGTCGGGGCCTGTTTGGCAAGGCGCCCAATCCCGCGTACATCGAGAAGATCCTGCGGCAACTTTCCCTGTGGGAGAAAAAAGACAGCAGGATCATGGCGCTGTCCGGCGGCATGAAGCGACGGGTAATGATCGCCAAGGCACTTTCCCATGAACCCTCCATCCTGTTTCTCGACGAACCCACCGCCGGGGTGGATGTGGAGCTGCGCCGGGATATGTGGGAAATGGTGCGCGGACTCCGTGAAAACGGGGTAACCGTGATTCTCACCACTCATTACATCGAGGAAGCGGAGGAAATGGCGGACCGTATCGGCGTGATCAATCACGGTGAGCTGGTATTGGTGGAAGACAAGCACACCCTGATGCGCAAGCTGGGCAAAAAGCAGCTGACCATTTACCTGCAGAACCCCGTAGAGATATTGCCGGATCCTCTTTCCCAGTTTGGCCTGGAAATCGCGGACGACGGCAATCAGCTGGTTTACACCTTTGATACCCAGCATGAGCACACCGGCATCGCGGAACTGTTGAGGAATCTCAACCAGCAGGGCATCGAGTTCAAGGACCTGCACTCCAGTGAAAGTTCGCTCGAGGAAATTTTCGTAAACCTGGTGCACCAGAACCAGGATGAAAGGCAACAGGCCGGGTGA
- a CDS encoding ABC transporter permease, with product MNIYGIRAIYKFEMARTARTLMQSIAWPVISTCLYFIVFGTAIGSRLGDIEGVSYGAFIIPGLIMLSLLSESISNASFGIFFPKFSGTIYEVLSAPVSAFEIVAGYVGAAATKSVVIGLLILITARFFVDYEIAHPFWMFGFLILTAITFSMFGFIIGIWADDFQKLQIIPLMVITPLTFLGGAFYSINMLPEFWQKVTLFNPVVYLISGFRWAFYGVADVNVGISLGMTLFFLLLCMSGIWWIFRTGYKIRS from the coding sequence ATGAATATTTACGGCATCCGCGCCATCTACAAATTTGAAATGGCCCGCACCGCGCGCACCCTCATGCAGAGTATTGCGTGGCCGGTGATATCCACCTGCCTGTACTTTATCGTATTCGGCACTGCCATCGGCTCGCGACTCGGTGATATCGAAGGTGTCAGCTACGGGGCCTTCATCATTCCCGGGCTGATCATGCTGTCGCTGCTGAGTGAGAGTATTTCCAATGCCTCGTTCGGGATTTTCTTTCCGAAATTTTCCGGGACGATTTACGAAGTACTGTCGGCGCCGGTATCCGCGTTCGAGATTGTCGCGGGCTATGTGGGGGCAGCCGCGACCAAGTCAGTGGTCATCGGTCTGCTGATCCTGATCACCGCACGCTTTTTTGTGGATTATGAGATCGCCCATCCTTTCTGGATGTTTGGATTCCTGATCCTGACTGCGATCACCTTCAGCATGTTCGGATTCATCATCGGCATCTGGGCGGATGACTTCCAGAAACTGCAGATTATCCCGCTGATGGTGATTACCCCGCTGACGTTTCTCGGCGGCGCCTTCTATTCCATCAATATGTTGCCAGAGTTCTGGCAGAAGGTGACCCTGTTCAACCCGGTGGTGTACCTGATCAGCGGTTTCCGCTGGGCCTTCTATGGAGTGGCGGATGTAAATGTGGGGATCAGCCTGGGCATGACCCTGTTCTTCCTGCTGCTGTGCATGAGCGGAATCTGGTGGATTTTCCGTACCGGTTACAAGATTCGCAGCTGA
- a CDS encoding TetR/AcrR family transcriptional regulator, giving the protein MSEQISPNVTPASTSRGRPKDPAKRQAILEAAKHLFLSHGFTGTSMDAVASEAGVSKLTVYSHFSDKETLFSAAIEAKCCSQMPVVMFTLEQGVPVAEMLQKIGEAFLDMLYHEDSLKLMRLISAVGAQDQTMANLFYEAGPQRTRNEMIRFLNRACELGQLQVADTERASELFFGMLQGGCTHIQIMLGCSEPPGKPEIRLHVAEVVRVFTRAYRPVPA; this is encoded by the coding sequence ATGAGCGAACAGATTTCACCCAACGTGACCCCAGCATCCACCAGCCGTGGCCGCCCGAAAGACCCCGCCAAACGGCAGGCGATTCTGGAAGCGGCCAAGCACCTGTTTCTTTCCCACGGTTTTACCGGCACGAGTATGGATGCGGTGGCCAGTGAGGCGGGCGTCTCCAAGCTGACGGTGTACAGCCACTTCTCCGATAAGGAGACGCTGTTCAGCGCCGCCATCGAGGCCAAGTGTTGCAGCCAGATGCCGGTGGTGATGTTTACCCTGGAGCAGGGGGTGCCGGTCGCGGAAATGCTGCAGAAGATCGGCGAGGCCTTTCTGGATATGCTCTACCACGAGGATTCGCTGAAGCTGATGCGCCTGATCAGCGCTGTCGGTGCTCAGGACCAGACCATGGCGAACCTGTTCTACGAGGCGGGCCCCCAGCGTACCCGCAATGAAATGATCCGTTTCCTGAACCGTGCCTGTGAGCTGGGCCAGCTACAGGTGGCAGATACGGAGCGGGCGTCGGAGTTGTTCTTCGGTATGTTGCAGGGCGGCTGCACGCACATCCAGATTATGCTGGGTTGTAGTGAGCCGCCTGGCAAGCCGGAAATACGCCTGCATGTAGCGGAAGTGGTGCGGGTGTTCACCCGGGCGTATCGACCTGTGCCAGCGTAG